The sequence below is a genomic window from Flavobacterium sediminilitoris.
TTTCATCTGATTCTCCAAATTCTTCTGTATAAGCTTTTTGAAAAGCAATTTGATTGTATTTAATAAACTGCTGCTTATGTTCTTTTTCTAAAAGTTCTAAGGTGATTTGCATTTCATTTTATTTTGGGTAAAAATACAACGAAAGGAAAGGCAAGATTTTGACATTTGTCAAAAAAGGAGCTGACAGGAGAAAGGGATTGAAATGAGAATGTTATGTTACTTTTTGCGGATACGGCTTATTGTTTCGAGTGTTACACCCAAGTACGACGCGATGTGCCCCAACGATACACGCTGCAATATTTGAGGATTATCTCGTACTAGTTCATCATAACGTTCGGTAGCTGAAAGAGTTTGTAAGGAGAAAATTCGGTCCTCCAGAGCAAGTGAATAGGCTTCGGTAGCCAATCGTTCTATAGTGTTGATTTCAGGATAAAGGTTGCACAATTCATATAAATTTTTCCTTGAAATAGAATGAATGATACTATCTTCCAAGAATTGTATATTTTCTTTGGCAGGAAATTTAAAAAAGAAGGTTCTTGAAGAAGTAACTACTTCATTTTCTGTTGCGAAAAGGGAGTTTATTTCTTTATCTCCTTTTCGATAAAACATTCGAACTAATCCTTTTTCAATAATAAAAAGTCCAGAAGAAGTTTGTCCCTCTTTGATATAAAAACTACCTTTTTTATACTCGTGTCGCACGACTCTATTCTGAAAATCCAGTTCAGCTTCTGGGGATAAACTTCCAAAATTTTTAAACTCTTTAACTAATAGATTCATTTGATATGCTAAACTTTTGTTGTTTGCTAAACTTTAACGGGAAGTCAAAGTATTTTTGCTAACGGTTGGTTGTGGCAGTTGCATAAAATTATAACAAAAGTTTACAAGTACAAAATTAATCGTAGAATTTTCGGAGACTCGAGCACTTTGTGCGAACTGGCGTAGCAAAATTCCGAACATAAACTAAACCTAATAATTGCTACAAATGACTGTTGTGCGTTTGCTTTTATATTTATTCTGAAAATTTATTTAGGATTTCCATTGCTTTTTCAGTGTCATTTTTGTCTACAAAAATATGGTCGTGATAGAATGCTGCAACTACATTACAACTAATTCCATTTTCTGACAAAGCTTTTGAAAATGCAGCAGTTAGTCCAACAGCTTCTAATGAAGAATGAACTGTTAATGTAATCCACGA
It includes:
- a CDS encoding Crp/Fnr family transcriptional regulator, which translates into the protein MNLLVKEFKNFGSLSPEAELDFQNRVVRHEYKKGSFYIKEGQTSSGLFIIEKGLVRMFYRKGDKEINSLFATENEVVTSSRTFFFKFPAKENIQFLEDSIIHSISRKNLYELCNLYPEINTIERLATEAYSLALEDRIFSLQTLSATERYDELVRDNPQILQRVSLGHIASYLGVTLETISRIRKK